The genomic interval AATTTTCATGGTTTAAAGCATTTTCTATGAGAGGTATTAAATTTTTATTTTTAAGGTTATTACACCTAATTTCTCCTGCAAACTTTATCATATTTTGGAGTATGGGAGTTTTCAGGAAAATTAACAATAGAATTCCCATTTACGGCTTGAAATCCCATTGCTGTTTGTTTGAATTTTTTTTCCTCTTTTTTTTTATTTTATTTTTTGTTCCTTTTTTGTTTAAAGTTTTTGGAGAATTAGCTGAGTCCTGGCATGATGTTTGGTCAAGAAATCCAATTATATATTCATTTAAATTGAATTGTGAGAGTTTTTTTTAAAGATTTCAACTTTTTGAGAATCAGTTTCAATATTTATTGGATATGGTTTTGAATATGAATAACCCAAACTTTTAACAATGATTCTTACTTGTTTATGACTATAATCAACACCGAAATTATCTTTAATAATTTTATGAACGATTTCTGTTGTTATAACTTCTTCTTGTTGGAGTAATTTTTCTAATTCTATTTTTTCATCTGAAGTCAGATATGATGGACGTCCTCCAGCGTATTTTGGAATTATGCCCTCAGGACCTTCTTCGTTCCATCTATTAAACCAAACATATGCATTTGAATAAGATATTCCATTTAATTCAGCTGCTTCTTTAATACTCATTCCAGAATAACATGCTTTTATAAAATGAAGCCTATTTAATACTTTTACATCTTTTTCTAACTTTTTAATTCTTTTATCCAAATCTTTAACAGGAATGTGTTTTTTTATTTCTTTTTTAGGAATTCCAGACATAATAATTATTATGAATTTCATCTTTATTAAAAGTTTGGTTTTTAACTATAATTGAGAAAATATATATTATTCAATTGAAATTTAAAATCATAAAATTCAAAATAATTCATTAGACTTATGTCATTTCCAGATATTCTTCCCCATCTCTAGTAAAACCCAATTTATTCTCTTTTAAGTAATGGCCAATAATTGAAATAATCAGATTTGATAAATGCGAAATCATATGTTGCTTCACCCCTATTAAATTTTACAATTTTAAAACCAACATTTAACAAATCCTCTTTGAAATCATTATCTGAGAAAATATGCCCTTCCCCAATAATCACATCAATTTTATTAATTAAATCGGATTTTAATTAAATCATAGACAATCTTATATTCTGCACCTTCAGTATCAATTTTTAGTACAATATTAGATGTAATATTATTTTTTGAAATAATGTCTAATATTACCTCACTAGCTTTTTTCACATGAACTTTTTTCACATCAAGTTTATCTTTATATAAATTTAATGAAGGATTAGCCTCTAAAAAATCATACATCATCGTATTAAGACCATCGAAACCTTCATAACAATATAATTCAACAATGCCATCTTCATCCGAAAGTCCAAAATTATAAGTTGTTATTTTATTAGCTAAATTTGGATTTAAAGAAATATTATCTATTGCTTTAGAATATACAAATTCATCAATTTCAAATCCAAAAACTGAAGAACAATTTTGCATATTTGCAAAACTCAAACTAGCATATGCTCTATTCATACCAATATCAAACACAACAAAATCATCAAAATAAAATAAAATTGGAATCATATATTCATTTAAACCATAAATTTCCATAATTGTCCAAAGGTGATTATTTGTCCCAATAACAATCCCATCTTTATTTTTTAGCAATATCAAATTCTCTTTAGGAGAATAAGAAAGTAATTCTATATTATTAAAATAACAAAAGTTGAACATGAAATCCGTATCCAAATAAGGCTCTAAAAGTGATTCATTACCCTTAAAAAAATATTTTCTACAGTTCTTATAATTATTTTCAATAAAATCCATAGAGTTCTTTATATTTTTGTTAAATTTATTGAATTCTTTCACATGATGATTAAATAACATTTCAACATGATTGTTTATTCTAATATTCTCATTTTTAATAAAATCAAGAATAACATCAGACTTCTCATCCATTCCCCTATTACTTTTAGATAACATTGTTTCAAACTTAATTAATGATTCATTAACTTCATTGCTCCTATAACTTAATTTTTCATAGTATTCATTTAAATTCGATGCAAAATCTCGTTGATTATCAAAAATCTCTTTAATATGAGTATTAAACATTGTTAAATTTTCTTTAAAAAGCAAGTCAAATGATAACATTTTATCAATTCTATAATTAACTCTATTAATTTCAGAATTCTTATCCTCCAATTCCTCATTAAGTAATTTTAAATTATTACCTTGTCCTAACACAATCTCATTAAATTTATTAATTTCAGAATTCTTATCCTCCAATTCCTCATTAAGTAATTTTAAATTATTACCTTGTTCTAACACAATCTCATTAAATTTATTAATTTCAGAATTCTTATCCTCCAATTCCTCATTAAGTAATTTTAATTGAATATTTTGAGCTAAATAATTATTTTTATAAAAATTATAAGAATTACTTGAATTTAATAACTTTAGTTTGATTTTATCAATAATCTGCACTTAATCACTATCCTTTATTCTTAGACATCTATTTAATAATTAACATCAACATAATAATTAATATATACATTACTAAAAAAATTATAAACCCAACAGTAACTAAAACGATTATTGATTTAAACATCCCTATTTTTCTAAAAATTTTAGTTAATCTCCATGAACGAGATGTTTCAACTTCACTAAGTTTCGCAATTAATAGATTATTTTCATGAACCTGATAAGAATATTTCTCTTCTAAAATATTAATTCGATTATCTTTATCATCCAATATATTTAAATACTTTTTAATTTCAACATCCAATTTTTTTGAAGAATTAGCCAAATCATTATTTAAATTAGATATTAAATTATTTTTTTCATTAATAATCTTATCTTTTCCTTCATTTTGTAAAACTAACCTATTATTTTCATATAATAATTCTAATTCATAAATGGAATTTGATTTTAAAATAGACCTATAAAAAGTTAAGTTTTCTATTTTTAAATTTAAAACTAAATCATTATGATACTTAGAAAAAACATTTGTACAAAAATCATGAATATTCTTAAAAATAACAATATTATTTTTAAAATTTTGTAAATATATGCGTCTAAATACTCTAAAAATATAATTCCACAAATAATATTTATTACAATTGTAAATTCCCTCTTTTTCTAAAAAATATAATATATTAAAATAAGTATCAATAATAGAATCCATATTAATTTCTAAATTATTTTCACAAATTCCAAAATTAAAATCATTACAAATCAAATTATAATAATTTAAATTATCATTTTCCTCATTAAGTCTATTATATAATAATGGTTTATTATTATACCCAATGCGTGAAGTCATCATTGATGAGTTAATAAAAAAAGAGATCTGACTAGTTAAGTCTAATGGGATTTTTAAATTCAATTTTTTAATAAAGTCAGTTTTATAAAGATTGAAAGAATATTTCGGCATGTTAAATAAAATGTTTTTAAAATCATTACCAGAAAAACTATTTAAATTATTTAATTGAGCATATTCTTCTTGGTAAGGATCTTCAATTTCACCAGAAAATTCATGAAATATATTATAAGAATTAATCAAAATATCCATATCATTTTCAATGGCCAAATTATATGCATGTTTCAAACCAACAAATAATAACCAATCTTTTGCGTTTAAAAATAAAATGTAATCAGAATTTATTATTAAATTAAAATTATTTTGAAGATAATATTCATCGAAAATTTTAATAAACTCATATTCTAATAAATATTTTTGAAATTTATCAAATTTATAGTTTTCATTTTCAACACAAATGATTTCAACATAATCTAATTCTTGATTACATATTGAATCAAAACATTTTTCAAAATATTTTTCTGTTACATCATTTAAATTTAATATTATTGAAATTTTAGGTTGTGTAAACTCTTTAATAGGAACCACCCGGATTATTAGATATTAAGAATTGTTAATTTATTTAATCGATATTTTAATAAACCTTCTAATACTTTATCTAACAGTTCAATATTAAATAAAATATTTTTATATTCTATAGTTTTAGCTAAATTATATTTAGGATTTCCCTGTTTGACACCAATGTTCTTATCAAGATAATTATAATGCAAAAAAGCCCTTCTAATAAAATCTTTTTCAAGTGGATGAAATAAATCCCTAATAATAAAAAAATAACTCTGATTAAATTCTTCTGAAATCATGATTAATTCTTTTATACCAATAAATTTAACATCTTCAATAAACCTTTCATTTAAACTATTCAATAAATTATTATCTTTTACATAGATTAAGCAAGTTTTATTAACATACTTAATAGATTCAAAGTCATTTAAAATAATTTCCAGTTCATTTTTATTATTTAAACCATAAATTATAATAAGATTATTATTTTCTTCTTTAAATTTAAATCCGATAATATTTAAAATATATTTAAACCTATTATAATAAGTATGATTTTCAAGAACATCATATAAATTATTTTCACAAATATTTTCAATATCAATTTTATCTAAATTTAAAGAACTGAGTTTATCTAAATAAATAACATTATCTTTAAATAAATCAAAAATACCTTTAGAATAATTAGATAACACCAATGTATTAGATGACATTAATTCAAACACTCTTCTAGCAAACATTGTGTAAGAATTTGTTACAGTGTTAATATTTAAGGATATCTTGCTCTCTTTGTATACACTAGGCATTTTATCAAAATGTACTTTGGGGAAAACATATCGAGAATATTCCTTAGGAAACTTCCTATTAATAGAATTAATCTCTGAAGCACGATCATATATTTTCAAATTATAATCACTATTAATTATTTTATTAAAAAATTCTCTCATAACGTTACTTCTTTCACTAAATTGATTATACCAACTACCTGCAAAAATAATATCGTTAGTACGTTTTTTATACTCTATAGGATTGAACAATTTAATTTGTGATGCAAACAATAAAGGATAAACATTATCATGTCCTCTTGCATTATATCGAGGAATAGTTTCTTCATCAGTTGTAAAAATATAATCAAAATGTAATGAAGTATCAATAAAATTATATTGTTTTATATCGAAAGATGTAGGATCTTCTTTATTCCAAAATATTGTAGGAATATTATGATTATTACAATAATTTAATATATCAAAGAGAATTTTCCTATTATCATTGCCACTAATTAAATTTAACCCAATTTTTCCCTGCCAAGGAGTAATATTATCTTCAATTGCAACCCCATTTATCACACTTTTTTTGTTAACTCCAGAATATGCGGATTCACAAAAAAATAAATCAGGTTTTTCATTTTCAAAAGTTTCTAACCAAGATGATGGTTCAATTATAATATCTTCAAACTCATTGCTATATGAAGTGTAAGTAAAGGGATCCATTATAACTGCTACTTTTATATCTTTAATATATTTAGTTTCATGATTATTTGTCACAATATGAAAAACATCATTTTCTGAGTATTTATAAAGCTCATCCACATTTTTATCAATAATAAGTTCAACTAATTTTTTATAATCAGAATCAAATTTACAATTAGAATTATTAATCAAAGTAAATAAATCATAACTTTCATTAATAATTATACTAATCTCCTTTTTAGATAAATTTTTATTATTAACATATTGATTTAAGAAATAATTCATCTTACCACAAAGAAGATAATTAACAAACTCATCTAATTTATCATGATCTTTTGATAATTTTAACATCATTTTATATGCTTTTAATCTACCTAAATTTCTTGACAAATCACTTTGATGTGTTAACGATGCATTATCCTCATCATCACGTGAAGTATAATAAGAAAAGATTATTTTATTAATAAAAATAATTCCTTTAGCATTTAGAAATACATTTAATAAAAATACTGAATCTTCACCGGGTATTTCTTCAGGAAAATTAATATTATTAGAAAATAAAAAACTTTTACGATAAATTTTGCTCATTATGGCAAAATTACCTAATAAATAAGGCATTTCATCCAAAGATTCAAAATAAAGCTCATCAAAATCTTTTAAGTATTCAGCCAATTGTTTTTTCCTAATTTGCCAACTATCATTGGGATTTGTGAAAGTACTTATTAACAAACCTGGAAAAATAATATCAGTATCACCATGAATTTTTTTGGAATGTAACCCACTAACAACATCCACCTTCGATTTAGAGATTTTATCATATAAAACTTCACATGCATCTTTAGAAAAAGTATCATCAGGATCAATAAACATTATATAATCTGATGTGGCATTAACCATACCAATATTACGGGGTTTACCTGCAACTCCACTATTTTCATTACAATAAATTGCCCTAATATTTTTATATTTTTTTGCATAGTATTCTATGATTATTGAAGTATTATCCGTAGAACAATCATCAATAAAAATAATTTCTAAATTTTCAAAACCAATAGTTTGATTTTGTAATGATAATATACAGGACTCAATATAAAATTCAACATTAAATACTGGTATTATAATACTGACCTTAAATCCCATTATACTTCCTCAAATAAAAACAACTTAACAATGCCTTTTCCTTAATATTACATCACATCAATACATATTTAAATTACATATTCTTTGAAATATAGAAATTTTAAATAGAGTATAAATTTCCATAGTTAAATAACTTGATATCATCTGGAACTTCTTTTATTATATTTTTAGTATCAAAAATTATTGCTTTTTCCATTTTATCTTTAATTAAATCATAATCCATGTTTTTAAATTCATTATGATCACATAATACTAAAATTAAATCCGCACCATTAACTGCAGTACCTAAACTTACAAAATTAGGATTATCAATGTGAGGATCATGTATAGAAATTTCATACTTTGAACATAACTTAGCGATTATTTCATATGATGGGCTTTCCCTATCATCCCCAATATTACCTTTATAAGAAACACCCAAAATTGCAATTTTACCTTTCGAAATAATTTTTTCAACATTTTCACATACAAAATCTGGCATGGATTTGTTTGTATCACGTGCTAATTTAATAATATGGGCAGTTTTAGGTGCTTTAGCATAAATAAAGTAAGGATCAATTGCAAGGCAATGCCCTCCAACACCTGGACCAGGTGAATGTAAATTAACCCTTGGATGTTTATTAGCCATTTCAATAACATCTAATACATTAACACCAATTTCAGTACAAATTTTAGTAAGTTCATTTGCAAGTGCAATATTAACATCCCTAAATGTATTTTCCATACATTTAGATAATTCTGCGGTTTTTGCCTCAGTAAGTATTAGCTCTCCTTCAACAAACTGATCATAAACTTCACTAGCTTTTACTGCACATTTTGGTGTTACTCCCCCAATGATTCTATCATTATGAATTAATTCATCAATAATTTTGCCAGGGATTACTCTTTCAGGACAATGTGCAAGGAATAAATCCTCACCAATAATAAAACCAGCATTTTCAAATATAGGTTTAATCACATCATCAGTAGACATAGGAGCAATAGTAGATTCAATGATAACAGTATTACCTTTTTCAATATAAGGTAAAATTGATTTACATGCAGTTGTAACATAACTTAAATCACAACTATAATTTTCAACAATATACGGTGTTGGTACAGTAATTATAAATGCATCAGCTTTTTCAGGGATTAAACTAGCTCTATAAACATTTGATTCAATCGCTTTTTTAATAATTTTCGAAATTCCTGGTTCTTCTATATGAATAATACCTTTATTCAAATTATTTATCATATCTTCAAAGATATCCACTCCAATAACTTCACAATGATTAAGACTAAATAGTGCTGCAGTTGGAAGCCCAATGTATCCTTGACCCAAAATACATATCTTCATTTTATCTCCTTGACCATTTCAAAAACTTAAGTGATTTAAATATTAGTAAGTTTTTTTATTAAAAACTTTTTCTTAATAATTGCCAACCCAATGGGCATTATTTTTATAATTTAAATTTAATTAATCCGTTATTTTGAAAAATTTAAATGAATAAATTAATCATACCAATTATTTATCACACAAATTTTTGAAAGAACCTATTTCCTACAAATAATAAATATTATACAAATATTTTTTCATTGTATAGTATGTTATTTTGTTTAAAAAGTATTTATAATTTGTGAAATAATCCTTTATGAGACTGTCAATTTGTTAGGACTTTTTTGATTTTCTATCGTGTACCAGCCAAAATTAGTTTTTTGATTTTGTGCTGGAAAATTTTTGACTTATTTTTTCTTATTTTTCATTGATTTATTTTAATTTTGCTTTAATTTAAATGTATTCTTATTAACATTGTATAATTTAACTATAGTAATTTTTAATTTGTTAAACTGGATTTTAACTGATTTTATAATAGTTAAATTTATATACTTTGTTTTATATAGTTAATATTAACTATTAGTTATTTTGGAGTTGTATTTTATGGTTTTAAGAAAAATTGATAAGAATCAGAGTAAAATTAAGTATTGTAACTTTTAGATAGCAACATTCCCGGAAGACCATATTTCTCGTTTTGTGGGTGGATTTTTATTGATGAAATTTTATCCAATGTTAAATATCAAAGAACCTAAAAAGAAGAAAGGACGAGAGTCCTTGCCTATTGATTCCATGTTAAAATTGCTTGTTTATGCTAAAATAGAGCATGTGGAAAGTGCCAAGTATTATTGCAGATAATGGCAAGGTACCATGATGTTTACAGGTTTGTTTTATGATGATGTACAACCATAAGAACGCTCAATTCAAAGATATAGAAGAGAATATGGCTGTTACTTTGAAGTATTGCTTCAAATGACCTTAAAAAAAGAGGCTTCAGATTTGAAATTAACAGATTTTAATCAATGTTGCCCTTTGATGGAACTATTAAAAAAAGCATTACAATTCCAACAACAATGTTATCACAAAAAAAGATAACTCAAATATTGCTCAATTACTTCAATGGACTACATATTAGCCAGGAAAAGCTTGATAAACTTCAAAAACCCACCCAAAGAATATTGGAAATATAAAGACATTGAATGTCAAAGATAAAATAGAACTATTAATATGATATTGAAACACAATTCACTTAATACCCAATAGAAAGCAATCCAAAGAAAAAATAGGGAAATTAAATCCCAATCAATATCATAAAGACCATTTCGAATACAATTATGAATTAGATGCATTCAAATGCCCAGAAGGAGAATATTTACACTTCTTTGGAAAATATATTGAACCACACAAAGACCCAGAAAAACCAGACAAAATAAAAAGAATTTACAACAATTATGAAGCATGTAAAAAAACTGTAAAGAACGAAACAAATGTTGCTCAGCCTCACAAACACACAAAACCATCACAGAATACGGATCATAAAATGCAAAAAGCAATGAACCAAAAAATGGAAAAAACAAGAATATAAAAGACGA from Methanobrevibacter gottschalkii DSM 11977 carries:
- a CDS encoding helix-turn-helix domain-containing protein yields the protein MSGIPKKEIKKHIPVKDLDKRIKKLEKDVKVLNRLHFIKACYSGMSIKEAAELNGISYSNAYVWFNRWNEEGPEGIIPKYAGGRPSYLTSDEKIELEKLLQQEEVITTEIVHKIIKDNFGVDYSHKQVRIIVKSLGYSYSKPYPINIETDSQKVEIFKKNSHNSI
- a CDS encoding FkbM family methyltransferase — translated: MQIIDKIKLKLLNSSNSYNFYKNNYLAQNIQLKLLNEELEDKNSEINKFNEIVLEQGNNLKLLNEELEDKNSEINKFNEIVLGQGNNLKLLNEELEDKNSEINRVNYRIDKMLSFDLLFKENLTMFNTHIKEIFDNQRDFASNLNEYYEKLSYRSNEVNESLIKFETMLSKSNRGMDEKSDVILDFIKNENIRINNHVEMLFNHHVKEFNKFNKNIKNSMDFIENNYKNCRKYFFKGNESLLEPYLDTDFMFNFCYFNNIELLSYSPKENLILLKNKDGIVIGTNNHLWTIMEIYGLNEYMIPILFYFDDFVVFDIGMNRAYASLSFANMQNCSSVFGFEIDEFVYSKAIDNISLNPNLANKITTYNFGLSDEDGIVELYCYEGFDGLNTMMYDFLEANPSLNLYKDKLDVKKVHVKKASEVILDIISKNNITSNIVLKIDTEGAEYKIVYDLIKIRFN
- a CDS encoding glycosyltransferase family protein, with amino-acid sequence MVPIKEFTQPKISIILNLNDVTEKYFEKCFDSICNQELDYVEIICVENENYKFDKFQKYLLEYEFIKIFDEYYLQNNFNLIINSDYILFLNAKDWLLFVGLKHAYNLAIENDMDILINSYNIFHEFSGEIEDPYQEEYAQLNNLNSFSGNDFKNILFNMPKYSFNLYKTDFIKKLNLKIPLDLTSQISFFINSSMMTSRIGYNNKPLLYNRLNEENDNLNYYNLICNDFNFGICENNLEINMDSIIDTYFNILYFLEKEGIYNCNKYYLWNYIFRVFRRIYLQNFKNNIVIFKNIHDFCTNVFSKYHNDLVLNLKIENLTFYRSILKSNSIYELELLYENNRLVLQNEGKDKIINEKNNLISNLNNDLANSSKKLDVEIKKYLNILDDKDNRINILEEKYSYQVHENNLLIAKLSEVETSRSWRLTKIFRKIGMFKSIIVLVTVGFIIFLVMYILIIMLMLIIK
- a CDS encoding glycosyltransferase; this translates as MGFKVSIIIPVFNVEFYIESCILSLQNQTIGFENLEIIFIDDCSTDNTSIIIEYYAKKYKNIRAIYCNENSGVAGKPRNIGMVNATSDYIMFIDPDDTFSKDACEVLYDKISKSKVDVVSGLHSKKIHGDTDIIFPGLLISTFTNPNDSWQIRKKQLAEYLKDFDELYFESLDEMPYLLGNFAIMSKIYRKSFLFSNNINFPEEIPGEDSVFLLNVFLNAKGIIFINKIIFSYYTSRDDEDNASLTHQSDLSRNLGRLKAYKMMLKLSKDHDKLDEFVNYLLCGKMNYFLNQYVNNKNLSKKEISIIINESYDLFTLINNSNCKFDSDYKKLVELIIDKNVDELYKYSENDVFHIVTNNHETKYIKDIKVAVIMDPFTYTSYSNEFEDIIIEPSSWLETFENEKPDLFFCESAYSGVNKKSVINGVAIEDNITPWQGKIGLNLISGNDNRKILFDILNYCNNHNIPTIFWNKEDPTSFDIKQYNFIDTSLHFDYIFTTDEETIPRYNARGHDNVYPLLFASQIKLFNPIEYKKRTNDIIFAGSWYNQFSERSNVMREFFNKIINSDYNLKIYDRASEINSINRKFPKEYSRYVFPKVHFDKMPSVYKESKISLNINTVTNSYTMFARRVFELMSSNTLVLSNYSKGIFDLFKDNVIYLDKLSSLNLDKIDIENICENNLYDVLENHTYYNRFKYILNIIGFKFKEENNNLIIIYGLNNKNELEIILNDFESIKYVNKTCLIYVKDNNLLNSLNERFIEDVKFIGIKELIMISEEFNQSYFFIIRDLFHPLEKDFIRRAFLHYNYLDKNIGVKQGNPKYNLAKTIEYKNILFNIELLDKVLEGLLKYRLNKLTILNI
- a CDS encoding nucleotide sugar dehydrogenase, encoding MKICILGQGYIGLPTAALFSLNHCEVIGVDIFEDMINNLNKGIIHIEEPGISKIIKKAIESNVYRASLIPEKADAFIITVPTPYIVENYSCDLSYVTTACKSILPYIEKGNTVIIESTIAPMSTDDVIKPIFENAGFIIGEDLFLAHCPERVIPGKIIDELIHNDRIIGGVTPKCAVKASEVYDQFVEGELILTEAKTAELSKCMENTFRDVNIALANELTKICTEIGVNVLDVIEMANKHPRVNLHSPGPGVGGHCLAIDPYFIYAKAPKTAHIIKLARDTNKSMPDFVCENVEKIISKGKIAILGVSYKGNIGDDRESPSYEIIAKLCSKYEISIHDPHIDNPNFVSLGTAVNGADLILVLCDHNEFKNMDYDLIKDKMEKAIIFDTKNIIKEVPDDIKLFNYGNLYSI